A single region of the Salvia miltiorrhiza cultivar Shanhuang (shh) chromosome 8, IMPLAD_Smil_shh, whole genome shotgun sequence genome encodes:
- the LOC130998965 gene encoding desiccation-related protein PCC27-45-like produces MDLMDKAKEFVADKVANIEKPSASVDDVDLKHVGRDGITYLAKVTVVNPYGVSIPIGDITYSLKSVDRVIASGNIPDPGSLKGNDKTILEVEMKVPHSVLVSLIKDIGADWDVDYTVEIGITVDLPVLGNFTMPLTHKGEMKLPSLQDCI; encoded by the exons ATGGACTTGATGGACAAGGCAAAGGAGTTCGTCGCAGATAAGGTGGCGAACATAGAGAAGCCGTCGGCGTCCGTGGACGACGTCGATCTGAAGCACGTCGGCCGCGACGGCATCACCTATCTGGCGAAGGTCACCGTCGTCAATCCCTACGGCGTCTCCATCCCCATCGGCGACATCACCTACTCTCTCAAAAGCGTCGACAG GGTCATCGCGTCCGGTAACATTCCGGATCCTGGATCGCTGAAGGGGAACGATAAAACAATCCTTGAGGTGGAGATGAAGGTTCCGCACAGTGTGTTGGTGAGCTTGATTAAAGACATCGGCGCCGATTGGGACGTCGATTACACCGTCGAGATCGGAATCACGGTGGATCTGCCCGTCCTCGGGAATTTCACCATGCCGCTCACGCACAAGGGTGAGATGAAATTGCCATCTCTCCAGGACTGCATTTAG